The Kogia breviceps isolate mKogBre1 chromosome 2, mKogBre1 haplotype 1, whole genome shotgun sequence genome segment gagaagcccgtgcaccagagcgaagagtagccccctcttcccgcaactagagaaagcctgtgcacagcaccgaagacccagtgcagccaaaaataaataaataaattttaaaaaggagtaatGCCAGGAGCTAGTGTAATTTAAAGTTGCTAGCAGTTTGAAAACTTGGTAGACAGAAATAAAAGAGGTTCATGTGGTATTTAGTAGGATGGGATCAGAATAATTTTATGCCCAAGAAATTCTATACAGAAGTGTTACATTTGTGTGGCAAATAAAGGAATTTTCAGGTTAAAGAAGATAATGTAATTAAGAGAAACAGAGAACATGTATATATTCTTGCCAGCATCTAGCTTCTGCTGTTAGTTATTGCTGAGTTCTGTGCCAAAAGAACAGCTGACCTTGATACTTAGCAGAGAAGTCTTCATTCCTGTAGTATGGCCATATTTAGATTTAAGGAATACTCATTGCGATTTAGTCACTAGGCTTCTTTGAATAAATGTCATAAATAACTGTTTTGAGATCACCTAAAAGCAGAGTAATGCAGTGCTCTTTGGCTTGACCTTAAAAGGTTAATGCCGTGGTTCCAGTTCAGGATGGAAGTCATGTTAACGGGCATACCTTCTACATTAGTGCTGATTAGCCTGCCATATAAGCCAAAGACCAGTGTGTACCTGGAACCATCATTCTGAGAACATAACCGATGAAATCTGCTAATAGTTCCACGTCAGTTGTATACTTCAGTTCTGATGCTAATCTGCCTCTTTCTTAATCTGTCTCTTACATACTTGTTTTGCAAGTCTCCTTCGCCCCTTTGAGCCTCTTATAGCCCATTTTTAGAGTGAGCACAGTTCCTTTCATACATTATATggctttaaataaattaataagtaggTGAAACGATTTAAAGTATAGAGATTAGAgtcattatttatatttctactttGCCTGCTTCCAAAAGGATGTGGCTTATAGTAAGCCAcaatatgtttttaataaaatagtgGGATTTTCTGGTTATACTTAGTATTTCTACATTCCTTTCATCTGACTGAGATGAAACATGAGTGCTCTAAGGTTAAGAGtgatgtttttgcttttgctgtttctCCCTTATCAGCCTGGGAGCTCCCACCGACCATGGCAGTCCTACTTTGACCTGATCTTGGTGGACGCACGGAAACCACTCTTTTTTGCAGAAGGCACAGTACTGCGTCAGGTGGATACTGTAAGTTGAGAGGAAGGTCTATCTGCGAGCAATTACCCTTCATGTTCCTCCTTTCCCCACTCCTCCTCTCCCTCAGGAAACAGGTATTTTTAACTTATTAGCCATATCTCTCTTTTGAAGTCAATCTAAGAGTTTTGGTCTTAATCAATATAGCAGAATAATTCAAATGAATATAATTCAAAAGTGACATTCATTTGGCTGCCTAGCCAAGTAGCATTTTGGGTGGAGATTGTGATAGAAGGATAAAGCATTACAAAGTCCATATTCTTTTCTCACAGAAAACTGGCAAGCTGAAGATTGGTACCTACACGGGCCCCTTACAGCACGGCATTGTCTACTCTGGGGGTGAGTCACAGACTTCCCTTTATTTAGTGTCAGTCTTTGCTCAGACCTCATGTGAAAGCATTGGTGTCCTCCTGGCACAGTGCCACATGTACGCTTTAGAATTCTAAAAGATATCGTCTCCTGATGGTAAACACTTCAATCACCTACTAATACAAAAGGAGTCAGGGAGAAAGGTTTCGAGAAGTGGCATGTCCTAGTGAACCTTTGATTTTCACTAAAAGGATCAGTGTTTTCCAATCCTACTTTTGCCTATTTGAGGCATTTTCTCAGTGTCTGGAATCATGTCGGGTGGTTCCGAAGGGGTCCTCCAGGGGTTTTTAGGAGCTCCTGTGGACACAGATGTGTATTTTGTTGGAATGAGAAGCAGTGGAACAAAGCCAACCTAATGGCAGATCTGTGATGAGAAATGGCAGTGGTACTTTGAAGGGTTATGTTCCCTAAAGCTGAGACATGTAGTTTTGTTGCTCTTGGGTTTGGTGATCAAGAGCTCTGGTGAGCACAGTGGAGCTAAAGGCCTTGTCTTAGAGGCACTAAAAAGGTTGATGAAAAAAGACAATGGTGAGTCTTTGTCTTTAAGAAAGGTGCACCCTTTTTTTAGTGTGTTCCTCACatagttaaaagaataaaattaatctgTATTTAATGGTTATGGTACTTGGAACGCTGGTTTTTAATATGGAGACATTTGTTGTTTTCTCATTGTTCCTTCCATTGTTTCAGGTTCGTCTGATACAATCTGTGATCTGTTGGGAGCCAAGGGCAAAGACATTTTATACATTGGAGATCACATTTTTggggacattttaaaatcaaagaaacGGCAAGGGTGGCGAACTTTTTTGGTGATTCCTGAACTTGCACAGGAGCTGCATGTCTGGACTGATAAGAGTTGTAAGGAATCATTATTCTTACTTTATAAATCTCTGACATAGGTAGTTTATATCTGAATGGCCAGCTATGAATCAATCCTCTTTGATGAACCATTACTTTGTATGCAGGGGGTCAGAGGTGGTCAAAAGATGGGCCCTTACATTTGGATACTTCCTTCTCATATAGCCAGATATTTCACAGAAGTCCAGAATTTTGAGAGGTTACCTTGTTCAGCTTTCTTCTTGAATCCCTTTAAAGTTTAGAATATTACTGGTCTGTGTTATGTTACAGTAGCAACTGAAAGTGAACTCTGCTTACCTGGGTAGTCCCTTATTTGTTCAACCATGCCTGCTAGTTCCAGTCTCTCCGCTACCAGCTCATATCTGTGATTCTGGGGCGTTGATGGCTCTGAGTGCTGATCACCTGGTATTTATTTGCTCTTCTGAGAAGTAGAGAATGAGGCATTCTCTGAACTGAGCTATACTCTGCACTGAATTGAGCTTTGAGCCTAGTTATGTCAAGATGTTTGACACACACAAGTTCTCCAGCCAGTCCTAGCTAGCATCACTCACACTGTGGTGGAAGGTCCTGCCTCTGGAAACTCAGCCTGCCTCAGGTAGTgaccctggctccaccacttaacTATCTTCAGCCCTCAGGCAGGTTACTGGAACACCCTGTGCCTTAGTATCCTCAGATGTGAAAATGAGGGTAACACCTACTCTCATAGAGCTGCTGAGACTTATCTGAGGCAATGCCTGCATAAAGGAGATAGAAGTAACAACCCTTCTCAACCGAGGCTCCTCATCTGAACCACAGAACAGACAAAATGATTTGAATGACTCTCGGTTCTCCCAAAGATGGTAGATAAAGAAGATTTGTTATATACAGTGGATACATCATGGCTTGATTCTCATTGGGGAACCCAGGTTGAGAAAGGCTAGAACACACAGAAAGCATGCCACGTATAGTGGCTGTTGCTATTGTTTGTACTTCTTGGTGGGATTTTCTGGCTAGCCTTTCATCTACATTTTCAACTTTCTACCTATAGAATTTTAGAAATCTAGTTGATTTGGTTGTTTTCTGGACTTGTGACTCATTCTTTTATCTAAAGATGGAACCTGTAACACTTGCTTTGCTGACACACCTGAGAATGGGGTATGAATTGGCACTTTATAAGCTCAGAATCAGCATCCAGTTAGGAAAGTTGTATGTAGTGGGTAGCTTTAAGTAGGAGGAAAGGCAGTTAAAGAGGAATTGCTTGTATCATCTGCTGCCAGATTCCAAGCAGTGTCAGTGGGTTTTCCCGAAGGTGGGGGAAGGAAGTCATTTTACACACTCACCTATAGCTTTACCTTTCAGTCATATCTGCAGCCTTTTACTTTAGTTTTAGCAACAGTTAAAAACTAGATGCTTTTTGATttacttaaaacattttcctttttcttccaaaCTTTAGCACTTTTCGAAGAGCTTCAGAGCTTGGATATTTTCTTGGCTGAACTGTACAAGTAAGtttcctaaccctaaaaccatCCACCTCTTCAGGAGTCACTTAGATAGAAGAGACGTCCTTTCTGGAGATTTTCACTGGATTTTTCTTGTCTCCAGGCACCTTGACAGCAGCAGCAATGAGCGCCCAGACATTAGCTCCATCCAGAGACGTATTAAGGTATCCAAATGGGATTTGGGAGAAAACTTCGAAAATAAACTTTAAGTGATTTCTGTAATTCTGATATTATACAGGGAGTGGCACATAGccagtgttcagtaaatatttatgaaatgagcTGAGCCTTAATCTTGTTCTTTGCTTTAGAAAGTAACTCATGACATGGACATGTGCTACGGGATGATGGGAAGCCTGTTTCGCAGTGGCTCCCGGCAGACCCTTTTTGCCAGTCAGGTGATGCGCTATGCTGATCTCTATGCAGCATCTTTCATTAATCTGCTGTATTACCCGTTCAGCTACCTCTTCAGAGCTGCCCACGTCTTGGTGAGTTATATAGCCTAAGGCTACTATTCACAGTTAAGATAATGCTGTTAAGGCCAAGATCTGCCACTAACTAACTATCTGTCATGGCACAGGAAAGTTTAGATCATTTCTTTCTAATGTGCAAAGCCCATAGCCAGGTTACATGGTTGCACAAAAAGGAGTTTTTGAGAAAGTATGATCAAGATAGAATGTTACAGAGCTTAACTTTACTTTGAAAACTACTTGGTTTAAAGTTGTTTGAATGGTGAAGACTTTCCTCTATTAGTGCTAAATGAGAGAAGTGTAGTTTTAAATTCCTATATTCTAATACTGATCTATATTTCAAGACTTTTTTGCTgtgaaataaataggaaataataaCCTCTTCTCTCCCATCTTATCCAGTTTCAGGCTATAGTATACAGTGTGGGCACAGTTTTgagtgggagagaaaagaggataGGCAGCTTTAGGAAATTCTAGGAAGAGATACTTCAGTATCCGAATTGGCTTGGCCTCTGGTCCATTATAGGTGCTTCTGTACAGCCATCTAACAAAGGCAGAGGGATTAAGATCTGGGAGACACAGCTGTTTTGTTCTGCCTGCTTTCTGAACCTCTGACTTTGTTGTAGATGCCTCATGAGTCAACAGTGGAACACACACATGTAGATATCAATGAGATGGAGTCCCCCCTTGCAACCCGGAACCGTACATCAGTGGATTTCAAAGATACCGACTACAAACGGCACCAGTTGACACGGTCGATTAGTGAGATTAAGCCCCCCAACCTCTTCCCACTGGCCCCCCAGGAAATTACACACTGccatgatgaagatgatgatgaagaggaagaggaggaagaggaagaatgagGAGGAAAAGCAAAACTCTGAGCACCCATTAAACAAGTTCTGGCAAGACTCACAGGAGCAGAGGAGGTCCCTGTGGGGGTCttagtggggggtgggggggctcccTCAAAGGTACATCCGGAAAGTTTCTGAAGACTTTAAAATACTCTTAATCGTAGGGAGATACTTGTTTTAGTTTTGTGCATCTGCACTCTTTGCAGATGGTTCAGAATTGTAATGGAGTCTGTATTGGAGGAAAGTAAGGGTAAAGCTGGGCTGAACTGCATGCAGCTGGCTCCATCGTGGCTTGTGACACtgtttccttgtcttgtttcCTCATCAGTATGTCATAGTGTATCCAGATACACTAAGGGTGGTGAAGGGTCTCAGAGTTGAGCAAGGAAGACAATGGGAAGAGGTGATCCAAAAATGTTGTTATGGTACAAATTGTGCTCTTATTCCAAAATCCGTCTTTTTCAGTGCATTGCATAAGTATTGTATATCAGTGGAGAAATGATTTCCATTATCAAATGTAGTCTTCTGTTAAGGTCAGGTTTCCTTTACAAGCTTTTAAGTGTCCTCAGTGACTCCAGTAAGGCTGCTGTCAGTGGCTTAGCAGAAGTGTTCTCTACTTGCTGGAGGGCTGGTCTGGAATGGACTGCAGCAATTTCATTTTGAGGCAGAAGTCTTCATCCACTTCTACATGGTTTTGATAGCAAAAATGCCTGTTATCCAAAAACATAGTCTTTTTCTCATCTGGGATAAATCTATAGAAAGAATTCAGCTGAAAGGGGACAAAGGAGCAAGCCACCCGAAAAGAAGAGAACCTCCTTCTTATATTACACCATAACGGAGTAAGATTCATTAGTGTGGGCCGTATAGTGTGGCTCATGCCACCCCATTCCAGCCTTCTGTACCCTCTTGCTACATTTCAAATTCAAGCATAAGAGGGTGGGAAGAGGGCTCCGTAAGCCAGAACCTTTACAAAAACAGGGCACAATCAACGTGGATAAATTCACTTCAGAATCCCGAGTGAAATCACTTCTTGTTGTTCAGAACAAGAATGGATCACCACTGTATACTTTAAGGTATTATATAACTGCCTCACCAGAACAGTGAAATCAGTTGTTACCACATTTTTCACAGTGGTGTAGACTCTTACTTTAACCTTCATATGTTTCTTCCATTCTTACTGTCATTTGTCAACACGGGAGGGTAGATTAGCTGCTCTAGAATTCAATAAAGTATAATATTTCTAATACTGACTTTGACCCCTTCCTGTAGCACAACCATAGTAACTGTTGGTCTTCAAGTGggtttaggtttttttgttggtgttgttttttaattaatttatttattatttgtttttggctgtgttgggtctttgttgctgcacatgggctttctccagcccccgctcaccgcaactaatcttcgttgcagcgcgcaggcctctcactgaggtggcttctcttgttgtggagcacaggctcagtagttgtggctcatgggccctagagcgcaggctcagtagttgtggcacacgggcttagttgctctgtggcatgtgggatcttcccggaccagggctcgaacccgtgacccctgcagtggcaggcagattcttaacctctgcgccaccagggaagtccatgggtTTAGGTTTGACTTAGTGATATCAATTTGACTTTCTCTTAAAGGAAATATAGTCTAGCGTGATTAATGGCTAAAATTTATAGCACTTAAAAAtaggcctcagttttttcatggaAAGTTTTTTGGTACAGGACTACGAGGTgaggcttttttccttttttaaaaatcattttataggaAGGGAACACAGCTCAGTAACTTAGCCAAGGCCATATTACATCACCACTTTCAATGCGTAGGGCTTTACCACTGTCACCTCAAGACATGTACATTTGGTTATCTGTTAGGAATTTATGCGACTTTTAAAGTAGTAGGTTAGAAATGctattgcagggacttccctgatggtgcagtggttaagaacccacctacCAGTGCACGggccatgggtttgatccctggtccgggaagatcccacatgccacggagcaactaagctcatgcgccacaactactgagcccgcgcttgcctagagcccgtgctctgcaacaagagaagccactgcaatgagaagcccgcacagcgcaacgaagagtagcccctgctcgatgcaactagagaaagcccgcgtgcagtaacaaagacccaacgcagccaaaataaataaataaataaaataggcaaagtatataaatagaaaaaaaaaaaagctattgcaGATAGCAATTAGATATCACtcctgttttaaattttagcaagtaTGTTTGTGATCACCCCAGCTATTAATTATTCTCATTCAAGATGGAGATGCTGCCCAGTTTGACACTGTCTTCAGTGTTCCCAAAGCCAAATAATATCTGAGAGTGACTTATTACAACTACATGGCTAACTTAATAGTACCTTTAATATCTCCCCTGTTAGAGCAAGGCCCAACATGATCACGTTGCTTTAATTTACCACcccttttgttttattcacataAGATCTTATCTAAGAGTTTCTTTTCAACTAGATGAGTCTCTGGTAGTTGGTCCAAAGATTGAGAAGTGAAAAGCACACACCTGGAATAAGAATTCCACTACTGGTTACAGCTTTCTTCAGGAccaccaaaatatattttaaagagccTAGGATTCCATAAGAGTCTAAGGCCCAGAGCagagcttttgcttctctgtatatATATTCCTGTTAGAAGAGTGCTGGGAAGTAAGTGGTCCATGGGCAGGGACTCAGAGCAGCTGTAACTGGACTTGTTAAAACATGAATATGAGTTTCTGTCTGTTGCTAATAATTAAGGAAGcgaaacataaaattataattttccattaaaaaaaaaaaaaccctaaggtGTTTAGACTGAGAGGAAGCTCTCCCACCTCTTTTCAGAACTTCCTTCCTGGGTATTTGGAAAACACCACTTAGTTTCAGACTTCGTGAGGCCCCCGGCACGCTAGTATATCCAGCAGCAGTCAGAGGCACAGCAGACCACAGCCCAGCCTCTGTAAGAAGCCTTGTCCTGTGCATTCCTCTCTACAGAGATGGTCAGGT includes the following:
- the NT5C2 gene encoding cytosolic purine 5'-nucleotidase isoform X8 — encoded protein: MEKIKCFGFDMDYTLAVYKSPEYESLGFELTVERLVSIGYPQELLSFAYDSTFPTRGLVFDTLYGNLLKVDAYGNLLVCAHGFNFIRGPETREQYPNKFIQRDDTERFYILNTLFNLPETYLLACLVDFFTNCPRYTSCETGFKDGDLFMSYRSMFQDVRDAVDWVHYKGSLKEKTVENLEKYVVKDGKLPLLLSRMKEVGKVFLATNSDYKYTDKIMTYLFDFPHGPKPGSSHRPWQSYFDLILVDARKPLFFAEGTVLRQVDTKTGKLKIGTYTGPLQHGIVYSGGSSDTICDLLGAKGKDILYIGDHIFGDILKSKKRQGWRTFLVIPELAQELHVWTDKSSLFEELQSLDIFLAELYKHLDSSSNERPDISSIQRRIKKVTHDMDMCYGMMGSLFRSGSRQTLFASQVMRYADLYAASFINLLYYPFSYLFRAAHVLMPHESTVEHTHVDINEMESPLATRNRTSVDFKDTDYKRHQLTRSISEIKPPNLFPLAPQEITHCHDEDDDEEEEEEEEE
- the NT5C2 gene encoding cytosolic purine 5'-nucleotidase isoform X1 — protein: MTTSWSDRLQNAADMPANMDKHALKKYRREAYHRVFVNRSLAMEKIKCFGFDMDYTLAVYKSPEYESLGFELTVERLVSIGYPQELLSFAYDSTFPTRGLVFDTLYGNLLKVDAYGNLLVCAHGFNFIRGSQVAAQKRPETREQYPNKFIQRDDTERFYILNTLFNLPETYLLACLVDFFTNCPRYTSCETGFKDGDLFMSYRSMFQDVRDAVDWVHYKGSLKEKTVENLEKYVVKDGKLPLLLSRMKEVGKVFLATNSDYKYTDKIMTYLFDFPHGPKPGSSHRPWQSYFDLILVDARKPLFFAEGTVLRQVDTKTGKLKIGTYTGPLQHGIVYSGGSSDTICDLLGAKGKDILYIGDHIFGDILKSKKRQGWRTFLVIPELAQELHVWTDKSSLFEELQSLDIFLAELYKHLDSSSNERPDISSIQRRIKKVTHDMDMCYGMMGSLFRSGSRQTLFASQVMRYADLYAASFINLLYYPFSYLFRAAHVLMPHESTVEHTHVDINEMESPLATRNRTSVDFKDTDYKRHQLTRSISEIKPPNLFPLAPQEITHCHDEDDDEEEEEEEEE
- the NT5C2 gene encoding cytosolic purine 5'-nucleotidase isoform X3 encodes the protein MSKEGVFVNRSLAMEKIKCFGFDMDYTLAVYKSPEYESLGFELTVERLVSIGYPQELLSFAYDSTFPTRGLVFDTLYGNLLKVDAYGNLLVCAHGFNFIRGSQVAAQKRPETREQYPNKFIQRDDTERFYILNTLFNLPETYLLACLVDFFTNCPRYTSCETGFKDGDLFMSYRSMFQDVRDAVDWVHYKGSLKEKTVENLEKYVVKDGKLPLLLSRMKEVGKVFLATNSDYKYTDKIMTYLFDFPHGPKPGSSHRPWQSYFDLILVDARKPLFFAEGTVLRQVDTKTGKLKIGTYTGPLQHGIVYSGGSSDTICDLLGAKGKDILYIGDHIFGDILKSKKRQGWRTFLVIPELAQELHVWTDKSSLFEELQSLDIFLAELYKHLDSSSNERPDISSIQRRIKKVTHDMDMCYGMMGSLFRSGSRQTLFASQVMRYADLYAASFINLLYYPFSYLFRAAHVLMPHESTVEHTHVDINEMESPLATRNRTSVDFKDTDYKRHQLTRSISEIKPPNLFPLAPQEITHCHDEDDDEEEEEEEEE
- the NT5C2 gene encoding cytosolic purine 5'-nucleotidase isoform X5 is translated as MSKEGVFVNRSLAMEKIKCFGFDMDYTLAVYKSPEYESLGFELTVERLVSIGYPQELLSFAYDSTFPTRGLVFDTLYGNLLKVDAYGNLLVCAHGFNFIRGPETREQYPNKFIQRDDTERFYILNTLFNLPETYLLACLVDFFTNCPRYTSCETGFKDGDLFMSYRSMFQDVRDAVDWVHYKGSLKEKTVENLEKYVVKDGKLPLLLSRMKEVGKVFLATNSDYKYTDKIMTYLFDFPHGPKPGSSHRPWQSYFDLILVDARKPLFFAEGTVLRQVDTKTGKLKIGTYTGPLQHGIVYSGGSSDTICDLLGAKGKDILYIGDHIFGDILKSKKRQGWRTFLVIPELAQELHVWTDKSSLFEELQSLDIFLAELYKHLDSSSNERPDISSIQRRIKKVTHDMDMCYGMMGSLFRSGSRQTLFASQVMRYADLYAASFINLLYYPFSYLFRAAHVLMPHESTVEHTHVDINEMESPLATRNRTSVDFKDTDYKRHQLTRSISEIKPPNLFPLAPQEITHCHDEDDDEEEEEEEEE
- the NT5C2 gene encoding cytosolic purine 5'-nucleotidase isoform X2, which codes for MTTSWSDRLQNAADMPANMDKHALKKYRREAYHRVFVNRSLAMEKIKCFGFDMDYTLAVYKSPEYESLGFELTVERLVSIGYPQELLSFAYDSTFPTRGLVFDTLYGNLLKVDAYGNLLVCAHGFNFIRGPETREQYPNKFIQRDDTERFYILNTLFNLPETYLLACLVDFFTNCPRYTSCETGFKDGDLFMSYRSMFQDVRDAVDWVHYKGSLKEKTVENLEKYVVKDGKLPLLLSRMKEVGKVFLATNSDYKYTDKIMTYLFDFPHGPKPGSSHRPWQSYFDLILVDARKPLFFAEGTVLRQVDTKTGKLKIGTYTGPLQHGIVYSGGSSDTICDLLGAKGKDILYIGDHIFGDILKSKKRQGWRTFLVIPELAQELHVWTDKSSLFEELQSLDIFLAELYKHLDSSSNERPDISSIQRRIKKVTHDMDMCYGMMGSLFRSGSRQTLFASQVMRYADLYAASFINLLYYPFSYLFRAAHVLMPHESTVEHTHVDINEMESPLATRNRTSVDFKDTDYKRHQLTRSISEIKPPNLFPLAPQEITHCHDEDDDEEEEEEEEE
- the NT5C2 gene encoding cytosolic purine 5'-nucleotidase isoform X4 produces the protein MRVFVNRSLAMEKIKCFGFDMDYTLAVYKSPEYESLGFELTVERLVSIGYPQELLSFAYDSTFPTRGLVFDTLYGNLLKVDAYGNLLVCAHGFNFIRGSQVAAQKRPETREQYPNKFIQRDDTERFYILNTLFNLPETYLLACLVDFFTNCPRYTSCETGFKDGDLFMSYRSMFQDVRDAVDWVHYKGSLKEKTVENLEKYVVKDGKLPLLLSRMKEVGKVFLATNSDYKYTDKIMTYLFDFPHGPKPGSSHRPWQSYFDLILVDARKPLFFAEGTVLRQVDTKTGKLKIGTYTGPLQHGIVYSGGSSDTICDLLGAKGKDILYIGDHIFGDILKSKKRQGWRTFLVIPELAQELHVWTDKSSLFEELQSLDIFLAELYKHLDSSSNERPDISSIQRRIKKVTHDMDMCYGMMGSLFRSGSRQTLFASQVMRYADLYAASFINLLYYPFSYLFRAAHVLMPHESTVEHTHVDINEMESPLATRNRTSVDFKDTDYKRHQLTRSISEIKPPNLFPLAPQEITHCHDEDDDEEEEEEEEE
- the NT5C2 gene encoding cytosolic purine 5'-nucleotidase isoform X7, which codes for MEKIKCFGFDMDYTLAVYKSPEYESLGFELTVERLVSIGYPQELLSFAYDSTFPTRGLVFDTLYGNLLKVDAYGNLLVCAHGFNFIRGSQVAAQKRPETREQYPNKFIQRDDTERFYILNTLFNLPETYLLACLVDFFTNCPRYTSCETGFKDGDLFMSYRSMFQDVRDAVDWVHYKGSLKEKTVENLEKYVVKDGKLPLLLSRMKEVGKVFLATNSDYKYTDKIMTYLFDFPHGPKPGSSHRPWQSYFDLILVDARKPLFFAEGTVLRQVDTKTGKLKIGTYTGPLQHGIVYSGGSSDTICDLLGAKGKDILYIGDHIFGDILKSKKRQGWRTFLVIPELAQELHVWTDKSSLFEELQSLDIFLAELYKHLDSSSNERPDISSIQRRIKKVTHDMDMCYGMMGSLFRSGSRQTLFASQVMRYADLYAASFINLLYYPFSYLFRAAHVLMPHESTVEHTHVDINEMESPLATRNRTSVDFKDTDYKRHQLTRSISEIKPPNLFPLAPQEITHCHDEDDDEEEEEEEEE
- the NT5C2 gene encoding cytosolic purine 5'-nucleotidase isoform X9 → MSYRSMFQDVRDAVDWVHYKGSLKEKTVENLEKYVVKDGKLPLLLSRMKEVGKVFLATNSDYKYTDKIMTYLFDFPHGPKPGSSHRPWQSYFDLILVDARKPLFFAEGTVLRQVDTKTGKLKIGTYTGPLQHGIVYSGGSSDTICDLLGAKGKDILYIGDHIFGDILKSKKRQGWRTFLVIPELAQELHVWTDKSSLFEELQSLDIFLAELYKHLDSSSNERPDISSIQRRIKKVTHDMDMCYGMMGSLFRSGSRQTLFASQVMRYADLYAASFINLLYYPFSYLFRAAHVLMPHESTVEHTHVDINEMESPLATRNRTSVDFKDTDYKRHQLTRSISEIKPPNLFPLAPQEITHCHDEDDDEEEEEEEEE
- the NT5C2 gene encoding cytosolic purine 5'-nucleotidase isoform X6, which translates into the protein MRVFVNRSLAMEKIKCFGFDMDYTLAVYKSPEYESLGFELTVERLVSIGYPQELLSFAYDSTFPTRGLVFDTLYGNLLKVDAYGNLLVCAHGFNFIRGPETREQYPNKFIQRDDTERFYILNTLFNLPETYLLACLVDFFTNCPRYTSCETGFKDGDLFMSYRSMFQDVRDAVDWVHYKGSLKEKTVENLEKYVVKDGKLPLLLSRMKEVGKVFLATNSDYKYTDKIMTYLFDFPHGPKPGSSHRPWQSYFDLILVDARKPLFFAEGTVLRQVDTKTGKLKIGTYTGPLQHGIVYSGGSSDTICDLLGAKGKDILYIGDHIFGDILKSKKRQGWRTFLVIPELAQELHVWTDKSSLFEELQSLDIFLAELYKHLDSSSNERPDISSIQRRIKKVTHDMDMCYGMMGSLFRSGSRQTLFASQVMRYADLYAASFINLLYYPFSYLFRAAHVLMPHESTVEHTHVDINEMESPLATRNRTSVDFKDTDYKRHQLTRSISEIKPPNLFPLAPQEITHCHDEDDDEEEEEEEEE